A stretch of Lathyrus oleraceus cultivar Zhongwan6 chromosome 6, CAAS_Psat_ZW6_1.0, whole genome shotgun sequence DNA encodes these proteins:
- the LOC127098557 gene encoding inositol phosphorylceramide glucuronosyltransferase 1 produces the protein MKSRLWLIILSLAVNSLGSESERTDVAYASLLYGDEFLLGVRVLGKSIRDTRSSKDMVVLVSDGVSDYANNLLKADGWIVEKISLLENPNQVRPKRFWGVYTKLKIFNMTDYKKVVYLDADTIVVRNIEELFKCGRFCANLKHSERLNSGVMVVEPSTDLFNDMVSKVKTLPSYTGGDQGFLNSYYSGFPNARVFEPNLSPEILNTRPVPEMERLSTLYNADVGLYMLANKWMVDEKELRVIHYTLGPLKPWDWWTSWLLKPVDVWQNVRQQLPESLPGTRGGQNPKDSFLVKFLFLLPLCAVLFCCYRSFQKNQGYFGPCCRSSMWDHVRHFYYRIKSGGSLSYTAISTSTVGSTHQLLNGSQYKMPAYLGGVSVCVCLMAAVVSLGLTLMIVPRQVTPWTGLLLMYEWAFTIFYILFGGYLSLIYHWGKITASRAPSSFSQPESSDDDSGKRHPRQISSCDATTWFYGLGMAFLAIVAPSLPCLFGITALFLRLGLMIVGGIILTSFMTYASEHLAMKSFLKGLEERDIARNGNLCFSC, from the exons ATGAAATCACGGTTATGGTTGATCATTTTGTCCCTCGCAGTTAACTCATTGGGATCTGAGTCAGAAAGAACGGACGTCGCATACGCGAGTCTGTTATACGGAGATGAATTCTTGTTAGGCGTTAGAGTTCTCGGCAAATCGATACGCGACACTCGATCCAGTAAAGATATGGTTGTTTTGGTTTCAGATGGTGTTTCTGATTACGCCAATAACCTCCTCAAG GCTGATGGATGGATAGTTGAGAAAATTAGTTTACTGGAAAATCCTAATCAAGTTCGTCCGAAGAGATTTTGGGGTGTTTATACCAAGCTCAAAATATTTAACATGACTGACTACAAGAAAG TTGTATACCTTGATGCCGACACTATTGTCGTTAGAAATATTGAAGAGCTTTTCAAGTGTGGAAGATTTTGTGCTAATTTGAAGCATTCTGAGAGGTTGAATTCAGGAGTCATGGTTGTGGAACCATCGACGGACCTTTTTAATGATATGGTGAGCAAAGTCAAAACTCTGCCATCTTATACTGGAG GGGATCAGGGATTTCTTAATTCATATTACTCGGGATTTCCTAATGCACGTGTTTTTGAGCCAAATTTGAGCCCGGAAATTTTGAATACTAGACCAGTTCCTGAAATGGAGCGACTTTCCACCCTATATAATGCGGATGTTGGTCTCTACATGCTGGCTAACAAG TGGATGGTAGATGAGAAAGAACTCCGTGTGATTCATTATACTCTAGGCCCTCTTAAGCCTTGGGACTGGTGGACATCTTGGCTTTTGAAACCTGTTGATGTTTGGCAG AATGTAAGGCAACAGTTGCCGGAATCCCTTCCTGGAACCAGAGGGGGACAAAACCCTAAAGACagttttcttgtgaagtttctTTTTCTGCTACCACTTTGTGCTGTACTCTTCTGTTGTTATCGTTCATTTCAAAAG AATCAAGGGTACTTTGGTCCCTGTTGTAGAAGCTCAATGTGGGATCATGTCCGACACTTTTATTATAGGATTAAATCAGGTGGCTCACTTTCTTATACTGCCATTTCAACTTCTACAGTTGGTTCCACCCATCAG CTCTTAAACGGTTCTCAATACAAGATGCCTGCATATTTAGGCGGTGTTTCTGTTTGTGTCTGTCTTATGGCTGCGGTGGTGTCTCTTGGACTAACTCTTATGATAGTTCCTCGGCAAGTGACTCCGTGGACCGGTTTGCTTTTGATGTATGAATGGGCATTCACAATCTTCTATATATTATTTGGAGGTTACCTCAGCTTGATTTATCATTGGGGAAAGATCACGGCATCACGAGCTCCTTCCTCATTCTCTCAGCCTGAATCTTCGGATGACGATTCAGGAAAAC GCCATCCGCGTCAGATATCATCTTGTGATGCCACTACATGGTTCTATGGATTAGGGATGGCCTTCTTGGCCATTGTTGCTCCATCTTTGCCTTGTCTTTTTGGAATTACCGCTTTATTTCTACG GTTAGGTTTGATGATTGTTGGGGGTATAATATTAACATCGTTCATGACATACGCCTCTGAACATCTAGCTATGAAATCATTTCTGAAAGGCCTTGAAGAGAGAGATATTGCACGAAATGGGAACTTGTGTTTCTCTTGTTGA